In a genomic window of Styela clava chromosome 7, kaStyClav1.hap1.2, whole genome shotgun sequence:
- the LOC120328024 gene encoding DNA repair protein RAD50-like, with product MSMIERMAILGIRSFGVREEDRQVIEFQHPLTLIVGQNGAGKTTVIECLKYATTGDQPANTKGGAFVHDPKLVGESEVRAQVGLKFSDLQGRICCVKRSLQVTQKADKVILKTLDSVISKAKGDEQVSTTSKCTDINIEMVNSLGVSKAVLDNVIFCHQEDSNWPLSEGKVLKNKFDEIFAATRYIKALDVIKMTKKAKEKSYREEKPRLPFLEEYRETAKEKRQKLKEEEFKLSAAKESANQLENQLKPICDQLKEKREVQNEILELDIKLRQSCDRQNHLKKDREMLAERIQNLFHGTDAQLTQLIQGQEDLLQNKRNKLDNCQYQIEPIKKEIDAFTKRKNKLILRQGELQQEYKSFQTKQEERVELLVKTSDEHDVCKGQVHIGQEVSEDDAARFESEMKRVVRKNEETMNAKQKRLEEDIDSCSKEIQNVFGSKTEIEEGVKHKKQSIKDKSRKIEEIKREISNLQSSSDMDRLEELQKQLENAEKELKNAEESFNVNELKQEVKNLSKIKSQREHNLKQIDEEIENMREHQKSRTKIEEWKNQQKDREDKMRKIKYRNSDSLISINLLQSDKNIDEQPFPSRQNLSRWISKKSDEEKMLRKDLDKKKQELTKLSTRLDMLTRDLRDKNSRTKEIEDIMFELCGSEDFEEDLKQVDADIKELQGSKGLTDGIQFMYKEFLKKLRASDDHQNTPCPLCHRLFDQAQEVEELAEELHRKLELAPRKMLTQEQDLEKKRKRYQMLLQQRPAKEEMDKLNSEVIPDIKKQITDLKNKITEVRQIIDAKEAAVRKVQEECATAQSCSNDVAQVESIVTEIKDLTRKIGFEEAQLPTSGSSGQSYDTLSAEKQKLSAEIQKYSKTIDDKRDQIEKQTDTLRLFGENVNSLQGEKLKIAADVEKCKQLKESQKTMLNEIKQLQQQCRESHDKISPLERQLSELENKKRLATKTRDDEMKVANNHLQSMKSTYQDIVKSNAEIKKYLNSGRLNSLEQTQNATTRIESELDSKEKELNKLRDEITHIEKELATCKDRQRDLDDNRNLRKQDEVINETTSTIESMKEKIKGLDSRKLEREITELSNKWHSLTKEKERCATRQEGIKENVNSVKKELEKEDLKHADERHKDCLIKVTTLKLAIEDLEKYHNALDRAIMRYHSMKMSEINKIIREIWTETYRGHDIDYIEICSDEDSTTSSSARRVYNYRLIKCSQGQKIDMRGRCSAGQKVLASLVIRLALAETFCINCGILALDEPTTNLDRYHIESLAGALVSIIESREKQRNFQLIVITHDEDFVELLGRSNHVDHYFRVEKKDGKSRISKFSIETLE from the exons atgtcTATGATTGAGAGGATGGCAATCCTTGGGATTCGTTCCTTTGGTGTTCGGGAAGAAGATAGACAAGTTATTGAATTTCAACATCCTCTAACACTGATTGTCGGGCAGAATGGAGCTGGTAAAACC ACTGTGATTGAATGTCTAAAATATGCAACAACTGGAGACCAACCTGCAAACACAAAGGGAGGAGCATTCGTTCATGACCCTAAATTAGTTGGTGAATCTGAAGTTAGAGCTCAG GTGGGATTAAAATTCAGTGATCTTCAAGGTAGAATATGTTGTGTCAAAAGAAGTTTGCAAGTCACTCAGAAAGCAGATAAAGTTATATTGAAAACACTTGATTCTGTTATTTCGAAGGCAAA AGGTGATGAACAAGTTTCAACGACATCAAAGTGCACTGATATTAATATAGAAATGGTCAATTCACTCGGtgtttccaaagctgttttggataatgtcattttttgtcATCAAGAAGATTCAAATTGGCCTCTGTCAGAAGGAAAAGTGCtcaagaataaatttgatgagATTTTTGCTGCAACAAG ATACATCAAGGCTCTTGATGTAATTAAAATGACTAAGAAAGCAAAAGAAAAATCGTATAGAGAGGAAAAACCCAGACTGCCGTTTCTTGAAGAATATCGGGAAACAGCAAAAGAAAAGAGACAGAAATTGAAG GAAGAAGAATTCAAGTTGTCTGCTGCTAAAGAAAGTGCAAATCAGCTTGAAAATCAGTTAAAACCGATATGTGATCAGTTGAAGGAAAAAAGGGAAGTTCAAAACGAAATTTTGGAG CTTGATATCAAACTTCGGCAATCGTGCGACCGGCAGAATCATTTGAAGAAAGATCGAGAAATGTTGGCAGAAAGAATTCAGAATCTATTTCAT GGAACAGATGCCCAGTTGACTCAACTAATACAAGGGCAAGAAGATCTTCTGCAAAACAAGAGAAATAAATTAGATAATTGTCAGTATCAAATTGAACCaatcaaaaaagaaattgatgcgttcacaaaaagaaaaaacaaattgattttgAGACAAG GCGAATTGCAACAAGAGTATAAAAGCTTCCAAACAAAGCAAGAAGAGAGAGTAGAATTGCTTGTTAAGACTTCTGATGAACATGATGTATGCAAGGGTCAGGTTCATATTGGTCAGGAAGTATCAGAAGATGATGCTGCAAGATTTGAATCTGAAATGAAAAGAGTTGtaagaaaaaatgaagaaactaTGAATGCCAAACAG aaaagaCTTGAAGAAGACATTGACTCCTGTAGCAAAGaaattcagaatgtatttggTTCGAAAACTGAAATTGAGGAAGGTGTCAAACACAAAAAACAATCGATCAAAGATAAAAGcagaaaaattgaagaaataaaaaGAGAAATTTCAAACTTACAATCGTCATCTGATATGGATAGATTAGAAGAATTACAAAAACAACTAGAAAATGCG GAGAAAGAATTGAAAAATGCTGAGGAATCATTCAATGTGAATGAGTTGAAACAAGAAgtcaaaaatttatcaaaaattaaatcTCAACGCGAACACAATCTTAAGCAAATTGATGAAGAAATTGAGAATATGAGAGAACATCAGAAAAGCAG GACCAAAATAGAGGAATggaaaaatcaacaaaaagatAGAGAAgataaaatgaggaaaataaAGTACAGAAATTCAGACAGTTTGATATCTATAAATCTTCTACAATCTGACAAAAATATTGACGAACAACCTTTTCCCTCTCGACAAAATCTGAGTCGATGGATATCGAAAAAATCAGATGAAGAGAAAATGCTTCGAAAAGATCTAGACAAAAAAAA ACAAGAACTCACAAAGCTAAGCACTAGGCTTGACATGTTGACTAGAGATTTACGGGACAAGAACAGCAGAacaaaagaaattgaagatattATGTTTGAATTATGTGGATCTGAAGATTTTGAGGAAGATTTAAAACAAGTCGATGCTGATATTAAAGAACTACAAGGAAGTAAAG GTCTAACAGATGGGATTCAGTTCATGTACaaagaatttttaaaaaagttgcGAGCATCTGATGATCATCAGAATACACCATGCCCATTGTGTCACCGGCTATTTGATCAAGCGCAG GAAGTTGAAGAATTGGCAGAAGAACTTCATAGGAAACTAGAGCTTGCTCCTCGTAAAATGTTGACACAAGAACAAGATCTGGAGAAGAAACGTAAACGTTATCAAATGCTGCTGCAACAGAGGCCTGCTAA AGAAGAAATGGACAAGTTGAATTCAGAAGTGATTCCTGATATCAAAAAACAAATCActgatttgaaaaacaaaatcacagAAGTGAGACAAATCATAGATGCTAAGGAAGCTGCAGTTCGTAAAGTACAAGAGGAATGTGCAACTGCACAATCTTGCTCCAATGATGTTGCACAAGTGGAGAGTATTGTG ACAGAAATAAAAGATCTCACAAGAAAGATAGGATTTGAAGAAGCACAATTACCTACTTCCGGATCTTCAGGACAAAGTTACGATACATTGAGTGCAGAGAAGCAGAAATTATCAGCAGAAATACAAAAAT atagcAAAACTATTGATGACAAACGTGACCAAATAGAGAAACAAACGGATACATTGAGGTTGTTTGGAGAAAACGTTAATTCACTACAG GGagagaaattgaaaattgctgCTGATGTAGAGAAATGTAAACAGTTGAAAGAATCTCAGAAAACAATGTTGAATGAAATCAAACAACTGCAACAGCAGTGTAGAGAATCTCATGATAAAATATCTCCATTAGAAAG GCAATTATCAGAACTTGAAAACAAGAAACGATTAGCCACAAAAACAAGAGATGATGAAATGAAAGTAGCAAATAATCATCTGCAATCTATGAAGTCTACTTATCAAGATATTGTCAAATCTAAtgcagaaattaaaaaatatttgaattctgGGAGACTAAATTCTCTTGAG CAAACTCAAAATGCAACAACAAGGATTGAATCAGAATTGGACAGCAAGGAAAAAGAACTAAATAAATTAAGAGATGAAATTACACACATAGAAAAAGAACTCGCTACTTGCAAA gATAGACAACGAGATCTTGACGATAACAGAAATCTACGTAAACAAGATGAAGTCATAAATGAAACCACAAGTACGATTGAAAGtatgaaagaaaaaataaaaggaCTTGATTCTAGGAAATTAGAGAG GGAAATCACAGAATTGAGCAATAAATGGCATTCTTTAACAAAAGAGAAAGAAAGATGTGCAACCAGACAAGAAGGAATCAAGGAAAATGTTAACTCCGTTAAAAAAGAACTTGAAAAAGAAGATTTGAA ACATGCTGATGAGAGACATAAAGATTGTTTGATTAAAGTGACAACGTTGAAACTGGCGATAGAAGATTTGGAGAAATATCATAATGCATTGGATCGTGCTATCATGAGATATCACAGTATGAAAatgtctgaaataaataaaattatcagaGAAATATGGACGGAAACTTATCGGGGACATG ATATCGACTACATAGAAATATGCAGCGATGAAGACAGTACGACATCGTCATCTGCAAGGAGAGTTTATAATTACAGATTGATTAAATGTTCTCAAGGTCAAAAAATTGATATGAGAGGAAGATGCAGTGCTGGCCAGAAG GTTTTAGCTTCACTTGTTATTCGTTTGGCTCTTGCTGAAACATTTTGTATCAATTGTGGAATCTTAGCCTTGGATGAACCAACTACAAACTTAGATAGATATCATATTGAAAGCTTGGCTGGAGCACTTGTAAG CATCATTGAGTCACGTGAGAAGCAAAGAAATTTCCAGTTGATTGTCATCACCCACGATGAAGATTTTGTTGAATTACTTGGAAGATCAAATCATGTTGATCACTACTTCAGGGTGGAAAAGAAAGATGGAAAATCAAGAATATCCAAATTTTCAATAGAAACTTTGGAATAA